In Pithys albifrons albifrons isolate INPA30051 chromosome 16, PitAlb_v1, whole genome shotgun sequence, a genomic segment contains:
- the SOCS1 gene encoding suppressor of cytokine signaling 1, which yields MVAHSKVSADNALGADPRRLLDPPARDRSQARGLHGPGRPSAVQAQGNTHFRTFRSQADFSSITRASSLLDACGFYWGPLSVSAAHEKLKAEPEGTFLIRDSTQKNCFFAISVKTATGPTSIRINFQTGRFSLDGSKETFDCLFKLLEHYLSSPRKVLVTPLRKVRVQPLQELCRKSIVKTFGGENLNQIPLNPVLKDYLKSFPFQI from the coding sequence ATGGTAGCGCACAGCAAGGTGTCAGCAGATAATGCACTTGGAGCAGACCCAAGACGGCTACTTGACCCTCCGGCGCGGGATCGTTCGCAGGCGCGCGGTTTGCACGGCCCGGGCCGGCCCAGCGCTGTGCAGGCTCAGGGCAACACGCACTTCCGAACCTTCCGCTCGCAGGCCGATTTCAGCAGCATCACTCGGGCCAGCAGCCTGCTGGATGCCTGTGGCTTCTACTGGGGGCCCCTGTCTGTCAGCGCTGCCCACGAGAAGCTTAAGGCCGAGCCCGAGGGCACCTTCCTCATCAGGGACAGCACACAAAAGAATTGCTTCTTTGCCATCAGTGTTAAGACTGCGACCGGGCCCACCAGCATCCGTATTAACTTTCAGACTGGGCGTTTCAGCCTGGATGGGAGCAAAGAGACTTTTGACTGTCTTTTTAAGCTGCTGGAACATTACCTGAGTTCCCCGAGGAAGGTGCTGGTTACCCCCCTGCGCAAGGTCCGGGTGCAGCcgctgcaggagctctgccGCAAGAGCATCGTGAAGACTTTTGGAGGAGAGAACTTAAACCAGATCCCCCTCAATCCTGTTTTAAAGGACTATCTGAAATCCTTTCCATTTCAGATATAA